CTGTTTGGCAATGGGCACAACATCGAAATTCGCGAGCTAGAGGACAGTGCCGGATTTGCGTACTTGAGCGTAACGCGTACCTTGCGCAAGGGCCAAATTGGTAGCGACGTGGTGCATCTGCACGACACCTTCGGTACGGATCAAAGCCCACTCCACTGGTACGGTGGTCCGGAGCTGATGGAACAGTATTACCCGATCGAGAAGCTACGCTTCGACGACTATCCTTACATCACCAAAGAGCTACACAGTGCGGCCATCATCGAACGCTACTGGTTCAACACGGCCGGGGTGTTCTTCTACATCGACAAAGAGGTGCCACTGTTTATCGATCAGGACGATCAAGTGCTGAGATTTACCGCAAAGAAGGCACTCCCGTACTACACGTACGACGATGAGTTTGTGTTTAGTTATCGCGTTGGGGTGGCGGCCGATGCCCGCGAAGCACATCAGAAGGCGGTTGAGCGAGTGCTGAACCAACCGGTAGACATTCCCGATGAGCGCATGGTTCGGCACCCGATCTGGTCAACTTGGGTACGCTACCGACGTCCAATAAGCCAGCAAACGGTGCTAGACTTTGCGCGCGAAATTAATGCGTACGGGTTCAAGAACGCGCAGCTCGACGTCGACGATTTGTGGGAGGTTTGCTATGGATCGCTTACCTTCAATACGATCACCTTCCCGAACGTGACGGAGATGACGGAAATGCTGCACGAGATGGGCTTCCGCGTAACGCTCTGGGTGCATCCGTTCATCAACAAAAACTGTGATCCTTGGTATACGGAGGCACTAAGCAAGGGGTATGGAACTGCTGGTATAGGATCGAGATTGAAACCattgattgaaattaattatgtttGTCTTCTCTCCATCGCCACAGTTATCTGGTAAAATCGCACAACGAAACCATCGGCTACAATACAAAGTGGTGGAACAGTGGCGAAAACGAAGCGTCCTACATCAACTTCAACAATCCGGACGCGGTCGAATGGTACCGGCGACGATTGCGCGAAATTCAGGACCTCGGTATCGACAACTTCAAGTTCGATGCCGGTGAAACGAGCTGGGCACCGGCCGATCCAGACATTGAAGGACCGACGGCACTGTTGCCGTCGAGTCAGACCGTAAACTTTGTGCGAATGTGTGCCGCTTTCGGTGGTATGATCGAGGTGCGTACCGGTTGGGGAACGCAAGATTTGCCCGTGTTTGTCCGGATGCTCGACTTTGACACACGCTGGGGTTGGAACAATGGACTACAGTCGCTCATACCGACCCTGCTGCAGATGAACCTGAACGGGTATCCGTTCGTGCTGCCGGACATGATCGGTGGCAATGTGTACGGGGACGATATACTGACGAAGGAGCTGTTTATTCGCTGGCTAGAGGCGAGCGTGTTTATGCCGAGCATACAGTTCTCCAAGACACCGTGGGACATTGATGAGGAGGTGAGTATTAAGGGAGCATGTCTTATATGTTTAACCCTGAACTGACTATTTCCCGCCCCCCGAACAGAGCATTACGATATCCAAGAAGTTTGCTGAACTGCACGAAACATACGCGGACTACATCATCCAGCGGATGCGACTGGCCGTATCACACGGTACACCTGTAAATCCACCGATCTGGTGGCTTGATCCAACTGATAAGATCGCTCAAACGATCTACGATCGTAAGTCCTGCAccttttttgaatttcataGCACAGTTTCGAAATAATAGTATTTCATTCCCTTCTTGCAGAGTTCCTGCTCGGCGAGGACATTGTCGTAGCACCCGTTCTAGCAGAGTTCGCCAACTCCCGGGACATCTACCTACCCAAAGGGACGTGGCGTGACGGTAACACGAATCGGGTGCATGAAGGTGGCCGTTGGATCTACAACTACACGGCACCGATGGACACGCTGCCATACTTTGTTTCTGCCACGTTCCAAGCAAACTGAGCCAAATTGCTGATGAAGTGCAAGTGTAACCGAGTTATGCTAGTTCCTTAAGAAAGGGTAACAACACAAACCGAGGGGGTAAACCGTGAGGGTTAAGTAATGTAAGCCGATGGAATATGGAACACACAACCATAGTGATttatatttacttattttttcccgCCAGTCCCAAAATAAGCTACAATAAACTGTTTAACAGTACACATTGCTGGTggctttttatttgatttgtttccTATTTTTACAACGACTATTGTTTACTGTCGTCTCTCGATGCGGCTCACCAGTCCCTGACCAAGCAGTTCAAAGTCTCGTACCAGTGCATCCACGTTCAGGTGAAGCGCTTCATGCTCCGTAACCATTCTTCCATTTACGTGTGTAGTCTAGGGTAAGAGAGGATACAAATGATTTAAATTCTGTTTGATATTGCGTTAGaaaatgaacacacacacacacacacgtaccgaGAAAGGTTTCTCCTCCAGTGCTTGCGGGCGCCACAGTACAGCGATGCGATCACCACCGCACGGATCGTAGAAGAAGATAGCAAACTGTCGATAAGCTTCACGAAGTTCCTGCAGATAGAAGCGCACCGGATAGAACCCGGCCGCTGGGTCCGTATTGTTAGCTTTCGCGTACAGACTCGGGGCGCTGTGTAACGCCATTTCTTTCGACTTGCGAATTCCGATCGGTGTTATGATTGTGGTGTCAAGGTGAATGATCAGATTGTAACCTTCTAGGGATGGTTGGAAGAATtgctagaagaaaaaaccgaaTACTTCTCTTAGTCAATACGGACAACAGCTCAAGTTTAGAGGGGTAGCGTATACGTTGCACGGTCATTTCATGCCCTCTTTCGTTAGGTTTTACCGGGTTTTACCAGCAATATGTTATTACTGTGTGTAGGACCAGTGCCTCTATCATTTGGACCTCCAGACCAAGTTAGATAGGCCAAAAAATATAGTCCCGAGACTAGGAAACCAAAGCTACAGGACATCGTGACTCGCAGAGCGTTACTTCCCTAGTTTCGTTTTTCCTCCTctatttcctttccttccagTGCTGACGTCTCTCAATGAGGTGTCCTAAGcccaatattttttgttttgcttataaACCATGCTAGTACACTTCTTCTTTCTAATGTTGTATATTTTGCCAATAGCTGAACATTTACTCTTCTTCACTTATCTTCTATCGTCTCCTTTCCAAACCTTCTAAATATGCTGTACTTGAGTGTAATTAAATGTATTGCCGTTACATTCACCCGTTCCCTAAGTCATACTTCAGTTGGGCGTTCTAATGGAAACTGGATGTCTTGAGTGAAACAGGCCTGTCCTTTTTCGCACCACATGGACTCCATAGGCAGTCAGTTTGATACTTTCTTGGTCAGCACTGAGGGATGGATGAGATCTAGTCCCCGAAGCTCAAGCTGCATATCGATAGTATCAATCTGGACTTATTTGCTCATTCCTAGGCACCTCTGGGTAATGCCACAAACTCGATCCAACGTGGTGTCACCTCTATGATGTCCACCGATCAGATCAGATCTGTCGGAAGCTTTTAAATAAAGACATGGGCGAAAACACCCAAATAGATCTAGATCTCCAAATCCCAAAAAGGAAAGATTGTTATAACTCTTTAATAGGAATTTCAAACGGCAAATAAGTGTTTCTTCATCGTTATAAACATACCTGAATTTTCTGCAGCGAACGATAATTCGCATCAATCAGCTGTGTGGCCGCCTGTGCTAGCAATGTCACCCGGTTCAGTATCTCTACCGTCGGTGCCCTCCGTCCAAACAATCCATACTTCCCGGAATCGGCCGGTGTAACGATTGTCAGCGGTGGGAAGCTTTGGCGACGATCGTAAAACTGTTTCTCCACCTGTTCAATCGTTTCGCTCGCCAGTTCGTCGTTCAGATTCACCACAATCATGTCCTTGCTCCAGTCGGTGGATGCAACAAACTGCAACCATCGTAAGAATCCCGTTTGCGGTTGAATAGGTGGTTGTACCGGTTGATTAAGATAAATGGCGGCTAGCAGTAGTTCGGTACACTCGTCCGGCCACAGATAGGGATCGATTAGCTGCGAGTATAGCCAACGTTTGGCGATTGCCGCTACCGAACCAAACGAGAAGTACTGCTGATGTAAGCCGTGCAAAATCCCGGTAAGCTTGGGCAAAATTGTTGCCTGCATCTCTAGCGCAATACTTTCGTCCGTATCCTGCTGCAGACGGGTTACCTTGTTTTCGGAGAGATACTCACGCAGAATGGTAATTTCTCGCTGATGTACGATGACGAACCGGAACAGATATTGTTCTATCGTGCGAAGGGAAGAAATAGGAGAATAAACTGTACCATCTTTTACCCGGTGATGACCATCAATCCTACTTACCGTACAGCACATCCAAATAATCATTGCACGCTTGTGCCAGAGGTTTGCTGGTTGATGTTTCCTGTCCCGGTTCCTGGCCAATGCTATCGGCGATACGCAGATAAAATGCCGTCTTCAAACGACGTATCGCTTCCAAATCTGCAGGCCATTTTCCGCTCGCCTCGAGCTGAATCGTAGCGTGAATCggtttcgcactcaaaaacaCCAACCGTCCATTCACCATCAAAGCCCTTGCCGTCGGTCGTGGTGGATCCGGGTCGGTGTATCGGAAGACCGCATCCGTCCCAAGGATAGCATTGATCGTTAGCGGTAGCTTCTCCAAATCACGCATCATACGACCGAGCGTATCGAACGTACGAATAACTGCCAACGACCGTTCCTCGATCGTTTCGTGCAACGTTTTCTTCGGGAACGGTGCAATAGCGTGCTCAAACTGATCGGCCAAATAGCGCACATTGTTGTCCGGTATGTCTAGGTGTGCTTGCAGCAGAAACTGTACAATCGAACGTACGATCAAACGTTTCTGTCCGATAGGATCAGTCGGTTCGCCCCATACGCAGGACTCCGTAATGGAACCATCCTTGAAGCGCCGTAGTTCGGCTTTTCCTTGCCAAAACGAACGGAACGCTTCACTTGCCACCGTATCGATCGCTTCCGGGCCTTTATCAACCAGATTGAACGCATCCGTACCGTTTAGGGAGAGTCCAAGCATTAGACGAGGTTCCGCTGTCATGGCTGGCTCGTCCAGCTTAAGATTAGCCGCCAACGGCACAAGATAGGACGCACGTGTGCCAAGTCCTTTCCGTAGTAATCGTTCCACCATGCGTGTGAGCAGTGCTTGGGAGTCACCCAGGTAGTCAAGTTTATCGACATCTTCCGCGAAGGATTCGATTGTGGCGGCGATCATCTTGGATCCTTGTATCGTGATGATGTGATCATACTGCGTAAAGGCGGGATAGTTGGCCAGAAACAGGGGAAGAAATGAGTTGATTTTAGGATTGTCCAACACACGAATTGCCAACGCACTCTCGTGCCGAACGCGACGGTATAGGTCAACGGGAAGATTGGCTGCAATGTTGAGCAGTCCGAGGGGATCGATAAATACCACCTCGTAGTAGCGGAAGAAAGATAGTAGCGTTTCGCGGCTACTATTATCGAACGTGATTCCTTCTTTGTCCCAACTGCTACCGGCCAGCTGGTTCCAAAACAGTCGAATAATCTGGTAACTGCTCATTTTCGGATAAATGCGCCTATTTTGAAGAAGGTACGCGATGTAGAATGTAACGATAGCACCGTCAAACGCGTACCGTCCACGATCGAAGTGTCGCTGACGGATCCAAACCTTCAGCAGTATGATCGCTTCCCGTATACTGTCCGACTGGATGATGCTTTCGAGCAGTTCGGCATTTTTGGCCAACCTCACATCGTACAGAATGGATGTGTTGTAGTGCGGCGTTGGGAAGTTTTCATACTCTTCCGTCGAACCCGGCTCACCCGATCCGATCATTGCCGGACGTACATTGTTCCGGTGCGGAAGGAAACGTTTCTTGGGGAAGCTTGTTGCATCGGCAACGGCATGCAGCTGAAAGTGTACTTTTCTGGAGAACGTTGCATCGGCCGGTATCATCAGAAGCACCGGTTTTAAGCGATCACCCTTCAGAGGTTCGAAGCGTACGTTCGAGACAATCTTTTCTTCTCCATCCGACGACGACTGCTGCAGCAAGTGTTGTGCGATGGTACAAAGGTAGTGTGCACGCTTGTAGTGATAGCGCAGATTTAGATAGTCCTCCTTGTGAAGACATTTATCCGGCATAACTAAGAGCAGATCCACGACCAATGGTTTACCGAACGTGGTGCGCAACATTGAATCACATCCTCCGATCGTACGGACGTGTCTTTGCTGGAGGAATCGGAAACGTTCTTTGCCAAGCACTTCCTGCATATACTGTGAGCCGGCAGCTTTCATCGGAAATTCGAACCCATCGTAGTCTAGCTCAAGCAGCGAACGtgcattcgtttcgttttcgatcGTTTGTAGAAACTCTTTGAACTGTTCGAGCCATACCTGCACGAAACGGCCCAACTTGCTCGAAACGCGCACCTCCTTGAGCATCTCCTCCGTCTGCATGCGGAACAGATTAGAGTGGTAATAGTTTTCCGTTTCCTTTAGCCGGTTTATTTCCTCCACGGTTGGTGGTTTGTACAGAGCTTTCATCTCCTTGACGCGCTTACGATGAACTTCCTCGTCGTTGTGTGCGGTCACCTTGCGTTTCATCGCTTTGGAGGCAGATTTTTTCGGTGGTTTAGCAGTTCGCACGAGCGCACCACTTTCGAGTCCACTGTCCATGCTATCGTTTCCATCGCCGGCAATGCTAACGTctccatcgtcatcatcatcctcatcggtACCATTATCCACCATGGAGTCGTACGAATCGTTGTCCCGTTCGTCGGGGACTTGTTGCTTCttaactttctttttcttcaacaacacaaaacttccggctgattttttctttacacgATTCATCGTTGATAACAGATAGAAAATCTAGCTTTtcgcaataaaacaaatgatgaTGGAGAAAACGTGCCGGCACCACACTTTTTCGCTAAACGcacattgtttttattttgacagcAAACGGGTGCATGCCGAAAATGACAGCTATCGCTACACCACACTACACCGTCACCTTCGATAACACCAACGGCACACATTGATCCAGAGGCGGACATTGAAAGAACAGTTTTTTTGCCAGagcttttcaaacaaaattaatggtGAATCATTCGTACACTCGCATGATGTCTAGATGATGCCTAGTTCATGGTTATGTGATATCATTATGCGATTAATGAACACCTTCAACGTATGGGTGCGCCGACTCGTGCGCATGGCCGTGTGTGAAATTAAAAGTAATAGAATTCgttcaaaatgtaaaaatcaatattcaaCACACTGCTGCACCAGTTACTTTAAAAATCGATTAAGTAACACTATATAGATGTCCAAATTATAATGACGATACTTAGATAATTAGTATTGCATACTTCAATACCAAATCAATTATAAAAACTGTCGGTTAACTGTGCACAATTATGGAATGTCCGTCCGTAGGTCTTAGTTACACCACTGTGTTCTATTTGACAGTTATTTGTTTGGTAGATGCCCGCGCGTACGTTTACGTTTGATTTGTTCAGTTTCAGCTCTGCATTTGCAACATAATTTGTGTTCCACGATGATGCAGCAGACCTGTATATCGTGCAATGTGAAAAATAGTGGCATGATAGCTATTTATCAACATCCAAATGGGTTGGATGACATGTTCCGTGCAATCACGGATGTTGAGGTGTGCCGCAGGAAATGTTAGAAAgcgaaataaatatgttttgaacAATTCCTATTCGTTTTAGGTACAAGCGGAGGATCATCTTTGCGTGCTGTGCTACGATGACATGAAACTAGCCTATCGCTTCAGGCAGAGATGCCGGCAGAACATGACTCTTCGCCTAACTAATCAGACAGAGCGAACGCAATCTCTGGCAGCGTCCGAGCAGAGTGTAAACAGTAGTACAGACGTTTCTACCACGGTTAACGATCCAATAAGCTTTAAGGAAGAGAGTGCAAAGGAGCACACCAACAGAGAAAACACTCTGTTGGAAAACAATCCACCTGTTCTACAGCTGGAAGTGGTAGAAGAACTTGCTTTAGATAATGAAACCCTTCCGGATGATGCGGAGATTAGCATCGAGATTGTTGAACTGGAACAGGAAGCCAAAAATGTAGTGCAAGAGCAGAACAAATGTGATTCAGATGATCCAAACGAAAACGTCAAGGACAAAGGCAATAACACCACAAAACATCTCTCGGACGACGAACATGTGACACCTTCGGACAACATGTCCTCAACCACGTTGGACAAAGTCGATCCCAAAAAGGAATTTTTACCACGACTCCCAAAAGTGCACAGCCTGATGTGTGAATATTGCTTCAAAGAGTTTGAACTGTTGGCTGAAAAAATCGAACACACCGAGGGGCACCTGTCGGAACCGAAACCGTTCAAATGTGTACAGGATGGGTGCGGTGGTGCGTTTAAGGATCGGGTTGGTTTGCGAGCTCACGTACGGATACATGCGACGGTAAAACGGTACGGCTGCCGGTACTGTTCGATGCGGTTCCATACGCTGGGCAATCGGAATGCACACGAGCGTACACACAACGGGGAGAAGCCATTTATTTGTCCCAAGTGCGGTAAAGGATTTGCGGAAGGTGGTAATCTTAAAAATCATATCCGGTTCCATGACGGTGAGCGGCCGTACACCTGTGGTATGTGTGGCAAGTCGTATCGAACGCACTATTCGCGCTCGGTACATATGCGGTCACATACAAACGATCGACCATTTGTATGTGATGATTGTGGGAAAGGATTCTACTCGTCTGGGAAGTTGACGATCCACCGGCGGACACATACGGGCGAGCGGCCGTATGAATGTGGAACCTGTTCGGCAAAGTTTGCCGATACATGTGGACTGAGAAGACACATGATAAAACGGCACTGAGTTGGAAGCTTTCAAATTGAAAAGCTTCTATCGTAGTAACGGTAGGTTTTTAGGGTTCTCTCAGTCTTTGTTCGACATTCGAAGGAAGAGGGAGGAGTCCAAATTCTAAGTACAAACTATTTTAAGGCAAATTATaatacataaaacaaagaagaaattaaatcaACCATGAACCAGCAAACGATTTTCGTGAATTCTGAACAGCAATGCTACGAAATGTTTTCCGAACCAGTGCACTGTAGGTAAAATATGtctatttttagattttaatttaatttccgtGGTTGTTTCCAACGTCCAAAGTTCCACTCGACATCGGCAATGAGCAGCTCATCATCACCATGCAGGATCAACGAACTATTATTGATCGCCGGAATTGGTACCTGTCACGCCCTCCAAACATTATGCCGTCTGATGCGGTGCCTTCATcgagaagagagaaagaaccAATCAACTTGTATTCCTTGATAGCACAATTGTGGCAAGTATTAAACGGAATAAGTGCACACTTGCAAATCCCCGCAAAGTCTGGTCAGCCTATGCAACTTGGACCTGAGAGACCGTTCTGCTTTCACTATGAGAAACAAACCGATACGGAAGATTTACCATACTTTCAAAACTACGATCGTTTGAAGCATGGCGAAAAGGTGATCAGACATGTGCACTATGTTGTGGAGAGCGCCGTGAAAAATAGGGCCACAAACACGGAAACGGATCAAAACAACGAACGGATGGAAATTGAGGAATTAACGGATATTGAAGATATCATGGCTCATGTCACCGGTGTGAAATAAAGATACATTTTCCCTTTCGACAgtcgatttttgtttaaatattttaaactttgtACCGTAGAATCGTAGAACCTTGACACTgcggttaatttattttaaaaaaataacaaacgtcTTATCACGTTGACGTTGACCGATACGTCATATCTCGTCAAGATGGCGAGtgacataaacaaacatcctACATGATCTAACCTCTTCTTCGTCGTCAATGTTTTACAGCAGATTGTTTACATTATTTGTTTGTggcaaaaagaaggaaggacATTTTTATCAACCAAAATACAGCTTTAATCCTAAGCAATCTAAAGCATGATGAATCCGTAGTAGTCACCACAACATCAAAACGATCGCCTAAAACGCAATGAATTCCATCATGAATCGTAGCCGCTGTGTTGCGTGTCATATAGAAGAACCCGGCATGATAGCGATCTATCAACATCCCCGCGGTGTCGATCGTCTGTGGACCTACGTGACCGGAATTATCGTAAGCAACAGCAACTACAGCAACACCAATTTCCAATTATActtcaaaattaaacgaatCTAATgcgattttccttccttccgtaGGTAAAAGCCAAAGATCAGTTGTGTATACCGTGCTACGATGAGCTACGGATAGCGCACCGATTTAAGGAAAAGTGTATCCACAACAACTTAAACCGTTTGGGACTGGGGCTTCCACGAAGATCTACAACACACCCGCAACAGGACACACCGACCAGTGATGAATCGATAACCGCTCCTCTATTGACTCCAGAACCACTGATGGTGGCACGGCTCGGGGAAAGTAACCACGGGACGGCGGACGAATGTCGACCGGTACAACAACCCAGAACCGAACATCCACCGCCCATTAGGCATGATTTTGTGATCAAAACCGAGTCCCCTCCGGAAGAGGAACCAGCAGAAACCCGAACCGTATCTCCGGACGTTCAGCCGCTTGATTGTGTTTCCTTGCTGAACGATAGCGCAGGCCAACCGAACCAAAACAGCAGCCAAGAAACAATGGCCGCGTCAGCGATAGATGTGGTAAAAATGGAGCTAGAACTATCGCTGGACGACATAGGGCTTGCAGAATCCCTCTCAGCAGACAGCGCGAACGAAGAGTTTGATGAGGAGGATgacgacgaggaggaggaggacgacggTCACGATAGTAAAACGGACCAGGTGGATCCACCTGCCGGTCCCGGCTCAGCACTGCAATGTTCCCAATGCAACCAAACGTGCCACAGCCGAACGGCACTgaaacagcaccagcagcgagAACACAAGAAAATACGCCGCGACAACACGAACGCCGTCAAGTATCGGCGAGTACTGTCGGGCAAAATTAATGCACTGATGTGCCGGTACTGCTACCGAGAGTTTAACGAACCGGAAGCAAAGGCAGCACACGAAACGACGCACCTGAGCGACCCGAAACCATTCCAGTGTTCCTACGGTGACTGTAACCGACTGTTCCAGCATCGATCCGCCTTAAACCGACACTTTTACACGCACGTTACGCCGAAACGGTTCAAGTGCAGCATGTGCCCGAAGCGGTTCCATCAGCAAAGTTCGATGGTGGTGCACGAACGGTTGCACCGGGGCGATAAACCACACATCTGTCCGCAGTGTGGTAAGGGCTTTACGCACGTGTCGAACGTGAAGCGGCACATCCGGTTTCATAACGGTGAAAAACCGTACCAGTGTGGCAAGTGTCCGGCACGGTTCACTACCAGCACGGATCTGCGTCGGCACACGAACAGCCGACGGTGCATGATGATGTGGTCGATGAAGGCGGCCAAGTAGGAAGGGAACGGGGGACCACACGGCGAATATGATAGGCTATGGAGGGaagggcttttttgttttgtcacaGTTTGTTTTACGGTTCAATTTATGATACAttcattaaattataatttgtaTTAATTGTCCACTGTTGTATTggatttgaatttcatttatAGGAAAACACTCCCGTACGACAGAAAACTATCTATCGTGCAAGAACGAAAATTGTATCGAAAAATAacgaaaatgaacaaaataacATCGTGATTGTATATTGGAAAGATACCTTGACTGCGTCTGTAGTGGCATTATTATTCCTTATAatattattgaaaatattgttttaaatggTTTGTTCCTCAACGAAGCTTCAAAAGTAGCTTTAATGTAGGCTTTATGCTGCAAGAACTTATACAATaaagttaaacaaacatttctaCAATGGAGGTCAATGTAacaggtaaaacattttttagaaagacaaaaaagaacaaaatgtaGTATAACAAGTTCTCAACAAGATGGCAGAAAGGTAGCTTCAACGGCTGCAAAGACAAAGGAAAGCTAAACGGGTGAAAgacttttttccttctagAAAGGGCCATCTGAGACCCTACTGTGTCACTATCGGAGACAATCTTCTGTAGGTCAACCTAAATCCTGACATTGTAAGGACTTCGGCGAACCGGTGgggcaacaacagcatcagttcatacggcaggaccggggtttaaattCTATCCGGGCCGTTCAACTCGTAGTGAAGGTTGACTATCTAACTATCTGGTATCATcaaagtctagaaagccattagatggctgccgtaaccttagaaggtcgttacgccaagaagaagaagtgtggACTTCATTTTGTTGAGGTGAAAAAGCGAAAGTCTTTAGAGACAGGAAGGGTTGAATCCTTTTTAGCTGTTATTGGACGAAAACATCTGTCACGAATGAGGAAGATAAGACACTACGTAAATTATTTACAGTCCCAAACAATACTTACTTCTTCGTTATATAATTAATATGATTTTAGCAACAACTTTCCAGTCATGTTTGAGAGGAATGATGACAAGAAGGATGGGAAAAATACGATGGAAGATCAAATAACGATCTGTGCAACGACCTTAACATTATAATACAGCAAAATAAATTCTATAGGCTCCGGTAGTCGTTTGTACATGCCAAGAAAGTGGTAACGTACGATCCTGATCCTGAAGATTTCGTTGCGTTACTTGCATTTctgaaggattgttggccccaTATGCGTGAAAGAACAACGGCGGAGCCGTTACAATGACGAAATCTACGGTGCTGTATGATGATCTGAACAGAGGAGGCGTTGTAGGTCCAAACTGATATGGATATGTAAACCGCTCTTCAGAAAAAACAGGATTGGCAGACGATGGCGCTAGACCGTGAACGATTAACAGGATGGATTTCTCAATCGATGGCAATTTGGTCCAGATCCTGAACAAAATAGACATCCCTGTGAATGGATATCCCGTTGAAGTTTTATCTAGGGTCCCTTTACAATGCAACTATTACTTGATGACTT
This genomic window from Anopheles maculipalpis chromosome 2RL, idAnoMacuDA_375_x, whole genome shotgun sequence contains:
- the LOC126556811 gene encoding nucleolar protein 6; this encodes MNRVKKKSAGSFVLLKKKKVKKQQVPDERDNDSYDSMVDNGTDEDDDDDGDVSIAGDGNDSMDSGLESGALVRTAKPPKKSASKAMKRKVTAHNDEEVHRKRVKEMKALYKPPTVEEINRLKETENYYHSNLFRMQTEEMLKEVRVSSKLGRFVQVWLEQFKEFLQTIENETNARSLLELDYDGFEFPMKAAGSQYMQEVLGKERFRFLQQRHVRTIGGCDSMLRTTFGKPLVVDLLLVMPDKCLHKEDYLNLRYHYKRAHYLCTIAQHLLQQSSSDGEEKIVSNVRFEPLKGDRLKPVLLMIPADATFSRKVHFQLHAVADATSFPKKRFLPHRNNVRPAMIGSGEPGSTEEYENFPTPHYNTSILYDVRLAKNAELLESIIQSDSIREAIILLKVWIRQRHFDRGRYAFDGAIVTFYIAYLLQNRRIYPKMSSYQIIRLFWNQLAGSSWDKEGITFDNSSRETLLSFFRYYEVVFIDPLGLLNIAANLPVDLYRRVRHESALAIRVLDNPKINSFLPLFLANYPAFTQYDHIITIQGSKMIAATIESFAEDVDKLDYLGDSQALLTRMVERLLRKGLGTRASYLVPLAANLKLDEPAMTAEPRLMLGLSLNGTDAFNLVDKGPEAIDTVASEAFRSFWQGKAELRRFKDGSITESCVWGEPTDPIGQKRLIVRSIVQFLLQAHLDIPDNNVRYLADQFEHAIAPFPKKTLHETIEERSLAVIRTFDTLGRMMRDLEKLPLTINAILGTDAVFRYTDPDPPRPTARALMVNGRLVFLSAKPIHATIQLEASGKWPADLEAIRRLKTAFYLRIADSIGQEPGQETSTSKPLAQACNDYLDVLYEQYLFRFVIVHQREITILREYLSENKVTRLQQDTDESIALEMQATILPKLTGILHGLHQQYFSFGSVAAIAKRWLYSQLIDPYLWPDECTELLLAAIYLNQPVQPPIQPQTGFLRWLQFVASTDWSKDMIVVNLNDELASETIEQVEKQFYDRRQSFPPLTIVTPADSGKYGLFGRRAPTVEILNRVTLLAQAATQLIDANYRSLQKIQQFFQPSLEGYNLIIHLDTTIITPIGIRKSKEMALHSAPSLYAKANNTDPAAGFYPVRFYLQELREAYRQFAIFFYDPCGGDRIAVLWRPQALEEKPFSTTHVNGRMVTEHEALHLNVDALVRDFELLGQGLVSRIERRQ
- the LOC126566231 gene encoding uncharacterized protein LOC126566231, with protein sequence MNQQTIFVNSEQQCYEMFSEPVHFPLDIGNEQLIITMQDQRTIIDRRNWYLSRPPNIMPSDAVPSSRREKEPINLYSLIAQLWQVLNGISAHLQIPAKSGQPMQLGPERPFCFHYEKQTDTEDLPYFQNYDRLKHGEKVIRHVHYVVESAVKNRATNTETDQNNERMEIEELTDIEDIMAHVTGVK
- the LOC126557334 gene encoding myogenesis-regulating glycosidase-like — its product is MAIRVTKKCFLLSTLGVLVLAAALAVTLVLVLRDDEEISETYRFAASSIELRLEEQPDHRYVLSIYRGDDRVQRITFDHDFTDDSDIETFPKGMRLFGNGHNIEIRELEDSAGFAYLSVTRTLRKGQIGSDVVHLHDTFGTDQSPLHWYGGPELMEQYYPIEKLRFDDYPYITKELHSAAIIERYWFNTAGVFFYIDKEVPLFIDQDDQVLRFTAKKALPYYTYDDEFVFSYRVGVAADAREAHQKAVERVLNQPVDIPDERMVRHPIWSTWVRYRRPISQQTVLDFAREINAYGFKNAQLDVDDLWEVCYGSLTFNTITFPNVTEMTEMLHEMGFRVTLWVHPFINKNCDPWYTEALSKGYLVKSHNETIGYNTKWWNSGENEASYINFNNPDAVEWYRRRLREIQDLGIDNFKFDAGETSWAPADPDIEGPTALLPSSQTVNFVRMCAAFGGMIEVRTGWGTQDLPVFVRMLDFDTRWGWNNGLQSLIPTLLQMNLNGYPFVLPDMIGGNVYGDDILTKELFIRWLEASVFMPSIQFSKTPWDIDEESITISKKFAELHETYADYIIQRMRLAVSHGTPVNPPIWWLDPTDKIAQTIYDQFLLGEDIVVAPVLAEFANSRDIYLPKGTWRDGNTNRVHEGGRWIYNYTAPMDTLPYFVSATFQAN
- the LOC126558137 gene encoding zinc finger protein 37-like, which encodes MMQQTCISCNVKNSGMIAIYQHPNGLDDMFRAITDVEVQAEDHLCVLCYDDMKLAYRFRQRCRQNMTLRLTNQTERTQSLAASEQSVNSSTDVSTTVNDPISFKEESAKEHTNRENTLLENNPPVLQLEVVEELALDNETLPDDAEISIEIVELEQEAKNVVQEQNKCDSDDPNENVKDKGNNTTKHLSDDEHVTPSDNMSSTTLDKVDPKKEFLPRLPKVHSLMCEYCFKEFELLAEKIEHTEGHLSEPKPFKCVQDGCGGAFKDRVGLRAHVRIHATVKRYGCRYCSMRFHTLGNRNAHERTHNGEKPFICPKCGKGFAEGGNLKNHIRFHDGERPYTCGMCGKSYRTHYSRSVHMRSHTNDRPFVCDDCGKGFYSSGKLTIHRRTHTGERPYECGTCSAKFADTCGLRRHMIKRH